The DNA region CCGAGACGAGCGATGCCGGCGACCCGGACGTCCTACCCGTCCGCAGCACCACGGCGTCGTCCTGACGTCCTGACCGCCCGATTCGGCACGGCTCCCCGCGGCTCCACCCGGGCCGGACGCCCAGGAACCCGCCGGTACACTGGACCGACCCCCGATTCCCCGAGGATGCCATGAGTGATTCAACGCCCGCGCCCGCTTTCGTCTCGCCGACGCCGAATTCGGTGCTTCGCCGAGCACTGGTCTGGGGGGTGGCCGTCGCGGCCACCGTGGCGGTCGTCGGAGCCATCATCTCCGGCCTGATCTTCGGTCCGATCGGAGTCTGGAGCGCGCTCCTCGGAGGCGGCCTGGCCCTGCTGCTCATGGGCATCACGATCATCACGATCCTGGTGGCCAACCGCTACGCCTCCGCTCCCGACCTCATCGGCCTCTACTTCGGCATCGTGATGGGCGGATGGATGGTGAAGTTCGTCACCTTCCTGGTCCTGGTGTACTCCCTGCGCACCCAACCCTGGCTGGAGCCGATCACCGTCGCCTTCTGCCTCATCGCAGGCGTCCTCGGCTCGCTCATCGTCGACGTTGTCGTGTTCGTGCGCGGGCGCATCTCCTACGTCGGCGAGGCCGAACTCCGCCGTTGACGGGCGTTCCCATCGGGCCGAACGGTTCGGGGGATCGCCGAAGTATTGCTAGAGTAGAGAACGGTTCCGCTTCTCTTCACTCCTTTCGCCTGCATGGCACCGGAGTCGTTCGGAATCACCCCCATCATTCGTCGTCGCGAGAGCCGAGCTCCACGCCCCGAAACAGGAGATAGCGCTGCTAGTTACCGCTGTGAACCTGCTGGTTCCGTCAGCCACCGACGATGGTGGATTCCACGGTCCGTCATTGGACGAGTTCTTCCCGCCCGGCTTCCTGTTCGTCGGAACGCCTTTCGAGATCAACCGGATCATCGCGATCCGCATTCTCGTCACCATCGTGATCCTGGTGCTGTTCTGGCTCTGGACGCGCAAGATGACGATCGTCCCGCGACGCGGCCAGAGCATCGCCGAGATGCTCCTCGGCTTCATCAGGGTCAACATCGCCGAGGACCTCCTCGGCAAGAAGGACGGAACGCGCTTCCTGCCGCTCCTGACTGCGATGTTCATCATGATCGTCGCCATGAACTTCACGGGCATCGTTCCCGGCCTGAACATGGCCGGAACCGCAGTGATCGGTCTTCCGCTCCTCCTGGCCCTCATCGCCTACGTCGCGTTCATCTACGCCGGCGTGAAGAAGCACCCCGCCGCATTCTTCAAGAACGCGCTCTTCCCGCCCGGAGTGCCGTGGCCGATCTACTTCGTGGTGACGCCGATCGAGTTCATCTCGACCTTCATCCTCCGACCGGTCACGCTGGCCCTTCGACTCC from Leifsonia sp. Root1293 includes:
- the atpB gene encoding F0F1 ATP synthase subunit A; translation: MNLLVPSATDDGGFHGPSLDEFFPPGFLFVGTPFEINRIIAIRILVTIVILVLFWLWTRKMTIVPRRGQSIAEMLLGFIRVNIAEDLLGKKDGTRFLPLLTAMFIMIVAMNFTGIVPGLNMAGTAVIGLPLLLALIAYVAFIYAGVKKHPAAFFKNALFPPGVPWPIYFVVTPIEFISTFILRPVTLALRLLMNMIAGHMLLVLCFSATSFFLFTAGGWFSLFSVGTFAFGFAFTIFELFVGVLQAYVFTLLTGVYIQLALAEEH